The proteins below are encoded in one region of Longimicrobium sp.:
- a CDS encoding pyridoxal-phosphate dependent enzyme, whose translation MPAAVHELSAPTLDEVRDAARQLRGVAVRTPLVRLHLPAGAPEVWLKLENLQPIGSFKLRGAGNVMLSAPRDLLRRGVYTASAGNMAQGVAWLAREFGVPCTVVVPDHAPQAKLAAIERLGGRMVKVPFDRWWQVLVEHEYPGIEGVFVHPVSDRAVMAGNGTVALEIFEDLPDADAILVPYGGGGLSVGIAAATRALRPEAKVYACEVETAAPLRASLAEGKAVACEYVASFVDGIGGKSVLTEIWPLASTLLSGALTVSLEEVAAAIRLLVERTRVVAEGAGAASVAAALKGVADARRVVCVVSGGNIDPAKLARILMGELP comes from the coding sequence ATGCCGGCAGCGGTCCACGAGCTCTCCGCCCCCACCCTCGACGAGGTGCGCGACGCGGCGCGGCAGCTGCGGGGTGTGGCGGTGCGCACGCCGCTGGTACGGCTCCACCTCCCGGCCGGTGCGCCCGAGGTGTGGCTGAAGCTCGAGAACCTGCAGCCGATCGGCTCGTTCAAGCTGCGCGGCGCCGGCAACGTGATGCTGAGCGCGCCGCGCGACCTGCTGCGGCGCGGCGTCTACACCGCCAGCGCCGGCAACATGGCACAGGGCGTGGCGTGGCTGGCGCGCGAGTTCGGCGTGCCCTGTACGGTGGTGGTCCCCGACCACGCCCCACAGGCCAAGCTGGCGGCCATCGAGCGGCTCGGCGGCCGCATGGTGAAGGTCCCGTTCGACCGCTGGTGGCAGGTGCTGGTGGAGCACGAGTACCCCGGCATCGAGGGGGTCTTCGTGCACCCGGTGTCGGATCGGGCGGTGATGGCCGGCAACGGCACCGTGGCGCTGGAGATCTTCGAGGACCTGCCGGACGCCGACGCGATCCTGGTCCCCTACGGCGGCGGCGGGCTGTCGGTGGGGATCGCCGCGGCCACGCGCGCGCTGCGGCCCGAGGCGAAGGTGTATGCCTGCGAGGTGGAGACGGCCGCGCCGCTGCGGGCCTCGCTGGCGGAGGGGAAAGCGGTGGCGTGCGAGTACGTCGCCAGCTTCGTGGACGGAATCGGGGGGAAGAGCGTGCTCACCGAGATCTGGCCGCTGGCCAGCACGCTGCTGTCGGGTGCGCTGACGGTCTCGCTCGAAGAGGTCGCGGCCGCGATCCGGCTGCTGGTGGAGCGGACCCGCGTGGTGGCGGAGGGAGCGGGCGCTGCTTCCGTCGCCGCGGCGCTCAAGGGTGTCGCGGACGCGCGGCGGGTCGTGTGCGTGGTCTCGGGCGGCAACATCGACCCGGCGAAGCTCGCCCGGATTCTCATGGGCGAGCTGCCCTAG
- a CDS encoding nucleotidyltransferase domain-containing protein — MERSGLSELLASAALARLVVHFALNPGRIEHVRALQRRSGLSMSSLNRELRRLESRGLVERVDAGGRTLYRAADAHPAWKTLRQLVRDFADPAEVVTEALAGMPGIEAAFVFGSFARGDAREDSDVDVLVVGDAAAAGDVGRQAAEASVLLGRPVEVRAYTREKLRRQLAAGNAVLQRILSGPKRWLVGDEDHLAEAAQ, encoded by the coding sequence ATGGAGAGGAGTGGACTGAGCGAGCTGCTGGCTTCGGCGGCGCTGGCCCGTCTGGTGGTGCACTTCGCGCTGAATCCCGGGCGTATCGAGCACGTGCGCGCGCTCCAGCGCCGCTCCGGGCTCTCGATGAGCTCGCTGAACCGGGAGCTGAGACGGCTGGAGAGCCGCGGTCTCGTCGAGCGCGTCGATGCCGGAGGCCGGACGCTCTATCGCGCGGCGGATGCGCATCCTGCGTGGAAGACGCTTCGCCAGCTCGTCCGCGACTTCGCCGATCCCGCGGAAGTCGTCACCGAGGCGCTCGCGGGCATGCCGGGGATCGAGGCCGCGTTCGTCTTCGGCTCGTTCGCGCGTGGAGATGCGCGCGAGGACAGCGACGTGGACGTGCTGGTGGTCGGCGACGCCGCGGCCGCGGGCGACGTGGGCCGCCAGGCGGCGGAAGCATCCGTGCTGCTGGGCCGCCCCGTCGAGGTGCGCGCCTACACGCGCGAGAAGCTCAGGCGGCAGCTCGCGGCGGGCAATGCCGTGCTCCAGCGCATCCTCTCCGGCCCCAAGCGCTGGCTGGTGGGCGACGAGGACCATCTCGCGGAGGCTGCACAATGA
- a CDS encoding glycosyltransferase, translated as MTLLACALAALPLALAVYAYALYPLALRTIAIVRPAPPPPADPAEWPLLSVSLPAYNEEAQLPGALDALLACDYPRERLQVLVISDASTDGTDALVEGYAERGVELLRMPARSGKTAAENAAIPHLRGEVVVNTDASIRVHPGALMALARRFGDPSVGVASGRDVSVAEEGNANVAETGYVGMEMTIRDLETRLGGIVGASGCLYAIRIGLHGVPFPAHLSRDFAAPLTARDHGFRAVSAADALCTVPRTGSLRREYRRKLRTISRGMETLVYRRGLLNPLRHGGFALKLWSHKVCRWAVPVAAVPAAVALAALAPSHAWAAALLGAGLAVAVLAGVGWMWPEEKPMPRLVAMPAFAVWGNLAAVGALMRLIRGADDHVWEPTRRAVLPGTR; from the coding sequence ATGACCCTGCTCGCCTGCGCCCTGGCCGCCCTCCCGCTCGCGCTCGCCGTCTACGCGTACGCGCTGTATCCGCTCGCGCTTCGAACGATCGCGATCGTCCGCCCCGCCCCGCCGCCGCCGGCTGATCCCGCGGAGTGGCCGCTGCTCAGCGTCAGCCTTCCCGCGTACAACGAGGAGGCGCAGCTCCCCGGCGCGCTGGACGCGCTGCTGGCGTGCGACTATCCGCGCGAGCGGCTGCAGGTGCTGGTGATCTCCGACGCGTCGACCGACGGCACCGACGCGCTGGTGGAGGGCTACGCGGAGCGCGGCGTGGAGCTGCTGCGGATGCCGGCGCGCAGCGGGAAGACGGCGGCCGAGAACGCCGCCATCCCCCACCTGCGCGGCGAGGTGGTGGTGAACACCGACGCGTCGATCCGCGTCCATCCCGGCGCGCTGATGGCGCTCGCGCGGCGCTTCGGCGACCCGTCGGTGGGCGTGGCGTCGGGGCGCGACGTGAGCGTGGCCGAGGAGGGGAACGCGAACGTGGCGGAGACGGGGTACGTGGGGATGGAGATGACGATCCGCGACCTGGAGACGCGGCTCGGCGGGATCGTGGGCGCGTCGGGATGCCTGTACGCCATCCGCATCGGCCTCCACGGCGTGCCCTTCCCCGCGCACCTGAGCCGCGACTTCGCCGCGCCGCTGACCGCGCGCGACCACGGCTTCCGCGCCGTGTCGGCGGCCGACGCGCTGTGCACGGTGCCGCGCACGGGGTCGCTCCGCCGCGAGTACCGCCGCAAGCTGCGCACGATCAGCCGCGGGATGGAGACGCTGGTGTACAGGCGCGGGCTGCTGAACCCGCTGCGCCACGGCGGGTTCGCGCTGAAGCTGTGGAGCCACAAGGTGTGCCGCTGGGCCGTTCCCGTCGCCGCGGTGCCGGCAGCCGTGGCGCTGGCCGCGCTTGCGCCGTCGCACGCCTGGGCCGCGGCGCTGCTGGGCGCGGGGCTCGCCGTGGCCGTGCTGGCCGGCGTCGGGTGGATGTGGCCCGAGGAGAAGCCGATGCCGCGCCTCGTGGCGATGCCGGCGTTCGCGGTGTGGGGGAACCTGGCGGCGGTCGGCGCCCTCATGCGCCTGATCCGCGGCGCCGACGACCACGTGTGGGAGCCGACGCGCCGCGCGGTGCTGCCCGGGACGCGATAA
- a CDS encoding glycosyltransferase — MLAESLAAAPGSPGAADAATDDGRPLTIVHLAAPARFGGLERVVEMLAGGQAARGHRVHLAAILDPGAADGHPLLAALTETGVSVHVVDPPARAYRRERAAVRALLARLRPDVVHTHGYRADVLHGAAARGLGIPTLSTVHGFTGGDWKNRVYEWLQRRALRRFDAVVAVSRRMGMELERRGVRADRLRVIANAWTPGAPPLARDEARRELGLGGGVFALGWVGRVSREKGLDVLVDALPHLADLPIRLVVLGDGPERGAVAARAERLCVAGRIDWRGPVAGAGRWMAAFDAWVLSSRTEGTPVTLFEAAFAGAPIVAAAVGGVPDVVSPSSAMLVPPERPDALAAAIQAVYGDPAGAADRARRARERIETAYAPGPWLDAHDTLYRRALSRARSR; from the coding sequence ATGCTCGCCGAATCGCTCGCCGCCGCGCCCGGATCTCCCGGCGCCGCCGATGCCGCGACGGACGACGGACGCCCGCTCACGATCGTCCACCTCGCCGCGCCGGCGCGCTTCGGCGGGCTGGAGCGGGTGGTGGAGATGCTGGCCGGCGGGCAGGCCGCGCGCGGACACCGCGTCCATCTCGCGGCGATCCTGGATCCCGGCGCGGCGGACGGGCACCCGCTCCTCGCCGCGCTCACGGAGACCGGCGTCTCCGTGCACGTGGTCGATCCCCCCGCGCGCGCCTATCGCCGCGAGCGCGCGGCGGTGCGGGCGCTGCTCGCGCGGCTGCGGCCGGACGTCGTCCACACCCACGGCTACCGTGCGGACGTGCTGCACGGCGCCGCGGCGCGCGGGCTGGGCATCCCCACCCTCTCCACCGTGCACGGCTTTACGGGTGGGGATTGGAAGAACCGGGTGTACGAGTGGCTCCAGCGCCGGGCGCTGCGCCGCTTCGACGCCGTCGTCGCGGTCTCGCGGCGGATGGGGATGGAGTTGGAGCGCCGCGGCGTGCGCGCCGACCGCCTGCGCGTGATCGCCAACGCATGGACGCCGGGCGCGCCGCCGCTCGCGCGCGACGAGGCCCGCCGCGAACTGGGGCTCGGCGGCGGCGTGTTCGCGCTGGGCTGGGTCGGCCGAGTATCGCGGGAGAAGGGGCTCGACGTGCTGGTGGACGCGCTCCCGCACCTGGCCGATCTCCCGATCCGGCTCGTCGTCCTCGGCGACGGCCCCGAGCGCGGCGCGGTGGCCGCGCGGGCGGAGCGGCTGTGCGTCGCGGGGCGGATCGACTGGCGCGGACCGGTGGCCGGCGCCGGGCGGTGGATGGCGGCGTTCGACGCGTGGGTGCTCAGCTCGCGCACCGAGGGAACGCCGGTAACGCTGTTCGAGGCCGCGTTCGCCGGCGCGCCGATCGTGGCCGCGGCAGTGGGCGGCGTCCCCGACGTGGTCTCGCCCTCCTCGGCGATGCTCGTCCCCCCCGAGCGCCCCGACGCGCTGGCCGCGGCCATCCAGGCCGTGTACGGCGACCCCGCCGGTGCCGCCGACCGCGCTCGCCGCGCGCGCGAGCGCATCGAGACGGCGTATGCGCCCGGCCCGTGGCTCGATGCCCACGACACCCTCTACCGGCGCGCCCTCTCCCGCGCGCGTAGCCGATGA
- a CDS encoding polysaccharide deacetylase family protein produces MGSAEARPVSPLRAVIKRVAERTLSAAQVDRLALALRPRGLLVLAWHNVVPAGERVHGDASLHLPRDAFARQLDALARTHHVVPLAQAFERTGDDRPRAVITFDDACLGAVTAGVDELETRGLPATIFVAPGLLGTAPWWDELAGADGLDPSVREHALDVLGGRPDDVRAWGSSAGLARHDVPAHQHIATEDELRAAAGRPGITLAPHGWSHTSLPALSPDELEMELARPLAWLRERFANGLPWLAYPYGHTSAAVEDAVARAGYTGAFRVDGGAFVPSVARTRPFALPRLNVAAGVSDEGFRLRIAGVRRG; encoded by the coding sequence GTGGGTAGCGCCGAGGCCCGCCCCGTCTCGCCGCTGCGCGCGGTGATCAAGCGCGTGGCCGAGCGCACCCTCTCCGCCGCGCAGGTCGACCGCCTGGCGCTGGCGCTGCGGCCGCGGGGGCTGCTGGTGCTCGCCTGGCACAACGTCGTCCCCGCCGGGGAGCGGGTGCACGGGGACGCGAGCCTGCATCTCCCGCGTGACGCCTTCGCACGGCAGCTCGACGCGCTGGCCAGGACACACCACGTCGTCCCGCTCGCCCAGGCCTTCGAGCGCACGGGTGACGACCGCCCGCGCGCCGTCATCACCTTCGACGACGCGTGCCTGGGCGCGGTGACGGCGGGGGTGGACGAGCTGGAGACGCGCGGCCTCCCGGCCACGATCTTCGTCGCCCCCGGGCTGCTCGGCACCGCGCCGTGGTGGGACGAGCTGGCGGGGGCGGACGGGCTCGATCCATCGGTCCGCGAACATGCGCTGGACGTGCTCGGCGGGCGCCCGGACGACGTCCGCGCGTGGGGTAGCTCCGCCGGGCTCGCGCGCCACGACGTCCCCGCGCACCAGCATATCGCGACGGAAGACGAGCTGCGCGCCGCCGCCGGCCGGCCGGGAATCACGCTGGCGCCGCACGGCTGGAGCCACACCAGCCTCCCCGCGCTATCTCCCGACGAGCTGGAGATGGAGCTCGCGCGGCCGCTCGCCTGGCTGCGCGAGCGCTTCGCGAACGGGCTTCCCTGGCTCGCCTATCCCTACGGCCACACCTCGGCCGCGGTGGAGGACGCGGTGGCGCGCGCCGGCTACACGGGCGCGTTCCGCGTGGACGGCGGCGCGTTCGTCCCCTCCGTCGCGCGGACGCGGCCGTTCGCGCTGCCGCGGCTGAACGTGGCGGCGGGGGTGTCGGACGAGGGCTTCCGGCTGCGCATCGCCGGGGTGCGGAGGGGATGA
- a CDS encoding glycosyltransferase family 4 protein: MSPAPRVLCVDYSLGFGGAIKSLSLTLGALRGHDVQVVTSQDAEIVRTWLAGRRVRSLRRVMNYRSLGRLRAAIEARVGTGALRWVAFKALAAADLAVTAKNAARLAWLLRRERIDLLHLNNGFTPPEALLASRVTGVPCVVHARDFHADRSRAMRWAMRPVARVIAVSGAVAEALDGLLARDRITIVHDPVDAERIEAAASRRDAVRAEWGIAPGAVAVGIVGRVIPWKGQMEFARAALAAMADEPSLHAVVVGDESDGARGYLDAIRALVATSPFAHRFTFAGYRAEVEACYAALDVVVHASITPEPFGMVVPEAMAAGRAVIAADAGGPREVVADGIDGVLVPPGDVPVLAAAMLRLARDADLRARLGDAARAKARERFRPEASAAAVVAVYASVLAGRVAAAPVAEVSHA, from the coding sequence ATGAGCCCCGCCCCCCGCGTCCTCTGCGTGGACTACAGCCTCGGGTTCGGCGGCGCGATCAAGAGCCTGTCGCTGACGCTCGGCGCGCTGCGCGGCCACGACGTGCAGGTCGTCACCAGCCAGGACGCGGAGATCGTGCGCACCTGGCTGGCGGGCCGCCGCGTCCGCTCCCTGCGCCGGGTGATGAACTACCGCTCGCTGGGCCGGCTGCGCGCCGCGATCGAGGCACGCGTGGGGACCGGCGCGCTCCGCTGGGTCGCCTTCAAGGCGCTGGCCGCGGCGGACCTCGCGGTCACGGCGAAGAACGCCGCGCGGCTCGCCTGGCTCCTGCGGCGCGAGCGGATCGATCTCCTCCACCTGAACAACGGCTTCACCCCGCCCGAGGCGCTGCTTGCGTCGCGAGTGACGGGCGTCCCCTGCGTCGTGCACGCGCGCGACTTCCACGCGGACCGCAGCCGCGCGATGCGCTGGGCGATGCGGCCCGTGGCGCGGGTGATCGCCGTCTCCGGCGCCGTGGCCGAGGCGCTGGACGGGCTGCTCGCGCGCGACCGGATCACCATCGTCCACGACCCGGTCGACGCGGAGCGGATCGAGGCCGCCGCATCGCGCCGCGACGCCGTGCGCGCGGAGTGGGGGATCGCGCCCGGCGCGGTAGCGGTGGGAATCGTCGGCCGCGTGATCCCCTGGAAGGGGCAGATGGAGTTCGCCCGCGCCGCGCTGGCCGCGATGGCGGACGAGCCCTCGCTCCACGCCGTCGTCGTCGGCGACGAGTCGGACGGCGCGCGCGGCTACCTCGACGCGATTCGCGCGCTCGTCGCCACATCGCCCTTCGCCCACCGCTTCACCTTCGCCGGATACCGCGCGGAGGTGGAGGCGTGCTACGCGGCGCTCGACGTGGTGGTGCACGCCTCCATCACCCCCGAGCCCTTCGGGATGGTGGTGCCCGAGGCGATGGCGGCCGGGCGCGCGGTGATCGCGGCGGACGCGGGCGGCCCGCGCGAGGTGGTGGCGGACGGGATCGACGGCGTGCTCGTCCCCCCGGGCGACGTCCCGGTGCTGGCCGCGGCGATGCTGCGGCTGGCGCGGGACGCGGATCTCCGCGCGCGGCTGGGGGATGCGGCGCGGGCCAAGGCGCGCGAGCGCTTCCGCCCCGAGGCCAGCGCGGCGGCGGTGGTGGCGGTGTACGCGTCGGTCCTGGCCGGGCGCGTGGCCGCGGCGCCGGTGGCGGAGGTGTCGCATGCGTGA
- a CDS encoding oligosaccharide flippase family protein, with protein sequence MSESAAPAQSEFRTVGRHTLVYGAGLMLGKLASFLMLPVYTRFLSTADYGVLELLGMTIDVIAMIAGVGLASGVFKFYSELSGEADRRKLLATAALGSTALALVTALAGMALAGPLNQLVFRGASDPQYFRIFFLIYFFQSAAAPGLLLMRIRERSVLFVAANLATLVAQLSLNIWFLVFRGMGLEGVMLGNALVSGASALALGAYTVRHVGVAFSLPRFRQLARFGAPLIVVSLGSFVLTFSDRYFLNWFTDTASVGVYALAYRFSFVLSTLTVVPFSQVWEPRRFEVARRPDAGEVYRRMFLYYSLVLVGGAALMTAVIRDVLAVMAAPEFLPAHRVVPLILVATILQQWAAYACVGLYLRSRTGVLAWVSVASVAVTLLLNALLIPRFGMMGAAWATIGAYVLRFGLTYAFSQAAYRIHYPWARVSVLVMLFLGVSAARLLVTPSSLRASLAFGLLLALATLVVGWQVLDAGAKAALRGFLRRRARPAYPADAGRQPGLV encoded by the coding sequence GTGAGCGAGTCCGCCGCGCCCGCGCAGAGCGAGTTCAGGACCGTCGGGCGGCACACGCTGGTCTACGGCGCCGGGCTGATGCTGGGGAAGCTGGCCAGCTTCCTCATGCTCCCCGTCTACACGCGCTTCCTGTCCACCGCGGACTACGGCGTGCTGGAGCTGCTGGGGATGACCATCGACGTGATCGCCATGATCGCGGGGGTGGGGCTGGCCTCGGGCGTGTTCAAGTTCTACTCCGAGCTCTCCGGCGAAGCCGACCGGCGGAAGCTGCTGGCCACGGCCGCGCTGGGGAGCACCGCGCTGGCCCTGGTCACCGCGCTCGCCGGGATGGCGCTGGCCGGGCCGCTCAACCAGCTGGTGTTCAGGGGCGCGTCCGATCCGCAGTACTTCCGCATCTTCTTCCTGATCTACTTCTTCCAGTCGGCCGCAGCGCCCGGGCTGCTGCTGATGCGCATCCGCGAGCGCTCGGTGCTGTTCGTGGCCGCCAACCTGGCCACGCTGGTGGCGCAGCTGTCGCTGAACATCTGGTTCCTGGTGTTCCGCGGGATGGGGCTGGAGGGGGTGATGCTCGGCAACGCGCTGGTGTCGGGGGCCTCCGCGCTGGCGCTCGGCGCCTACACGGTGCGCCACGTGGGCGTCGCCTTCTCGCTCCCCCGCTTCCGGCAGCTGGCCCGCTTCGGCGCGCCGCTGATCGTGGTGTCGCTGGGGAGCTTCGTGCTGACCTTCTCCGACCGCTACTTCCTGAACTGGTTCACCGACACCGCGTCGGTGGGGGTGTACGCGCTGGCCTACCGCTTCTCCTTCGTCCTCTCCACCCTCACCGTGGTCCCCTTCAGCCAGGTGTGGGAGCCGCGGCGCTTCGAGGTGGCCCGGCGCCCCGACGCGGGCGAGGTGTACCGGCGGATGTTCCTCTACTATTCCCTGGTGCTGGTGGGCGGCGCCGCGCTGATGACGGCGGTGATCCGCGACGTGCTGGCGGTGATGGCGGCGCCCGAGTTCCTCCCGGCGCACCGGGTGGTGCCGCTGATCCTGGTCGCCACCATCCTGCAGCAGTGGGCGGCGTACGCCTGCGTGGGGCTGTACCTGCGCAGCCGGACGGGGGTGCTGGCGTGGGTGTCGGTGGCCAGCGTGGCCGTCACCCTCCTGCTGAACGCGCTGCTCATCCCCCGCTTCGGGATGATGGGCGCCGCCTGGGCCACCATCGGCGCGTACGTGCTGCGCTTCGGGCTGACCTACGCCTTCTCGCAGGCGGCCTACCGCATCCACTATCCGTGGGCGCGGGTGTCCGTGCTGGTGATGCTGTTCCTGGGCGTGTCGGCGGCGCGGCTGCTGGTGACGCCGTCCAGCCTGCGCGCCTCGCTGGCCTTCGGTCTGCTGCTGGCCCTGGCGACGCTGGTGGTGGGGTGGCAGGTGCTCGACGCGGGGGCGAAGGCGGCGCTCCGCGGCTTCCTGCGCCGCCGTGCGCGCCCGGCCTACCCGGCCGACGCCGGGCGCCAGCCGGGGCTGGTGTGA
- a CDS encoding glucose-1-phosphate cytidylyltransferase has protein sequence MTTPVERSPYKVIILCGGTGMRLREETEFRPKALVEIGGRPILWHIMKHYSRYGYRDFVLALGYKGEMIADYFENYFRLSCDYTLTLDGRGERVFHHEPGGDEQGWRITFAWTGQDTMTGGRIARAGRYVREELFLATYGDGVSDVPIPRVVDFHRASGRAATLVGVPLPSPFGVVETEDGAVTEFREKPLLGGRINGGFFVFSREALAYFGGDDEELDRPLNRLVADRELGIYPHDGFWKSMDTMKDVIDLNRLWKAGDAPWKTWSDAPPPFVPAHQLDPASLAPRAEVRRPVPAAAP, from the coding sequence GTGACCACACCCGTCGAACGATCGCCCTACAAGGTCATCATCCTCTGCGGCGGCACGGGGATGCGCCTGCGCGAGGAGACCGAGTTCCGCCCCAAGGCGCTGGTGGAGATCGGCGGACGGCCGATCCTGTGGCACATCATGAAGCACTACTCGCGCTACGGGTATCGCGACTTCGTGCTGGCGCTGGGCTACAAGGGCGAGATGATCGCCGACTACTTCGAGAACTACTTCCGGCTGAGCTGCGACTACACGCTGACGCTGGACGGGCGCGGCGAGCGCGTGTTCCACCACGAGCCCGGCGGCGACGAGCAGGGGTGGCGCATCACCTTCGCCTGGACGGGGCAGGACACCATGACCGGCGGGCGGATCGCGCGCGCGGGGCGCTACGTGCGCGAGGAGCTTTTCCTGGCCACCTACGGCGACGGCGTCTCCGACGTCCCCATCCCCCGCGTGGTCGACTTCCACCGCGCCAGCGGGCGGGCGGCCACGCTGGTGGGCGTGCCCCTCCCCTCGCCCTTCGGGGTGGTGGAGACCGAGGACGGCGCGGTGACCGAGTTCCGCGAGAAGCCGCTGCTGGGCGGGCGCATCAACGGCGGGTTCTTCGTGTTCAGCCGCGAGGCGCTGGCCTACTTCGGCGGCGACGACGAGGAGCTGGACCGCCCGCTGAACCGGCTGGTGGCCGACCGCGAGCTGGGGATCTATCCCCACGACGGGTTCTGGAAGTCGATGGACACCATGAAGGACGTGATCGACCTGAACCGCCTGTGGAAGGCGGGCGACGCGCCGTGGAAGACCTGGAGCGACGCGCCCCCGCCCTTCGTGCCCGCGCACCAGCTCGACCCGGCGTCGCTGGCGCCGCGCGCCGAGGTGCGCCGCCCCGTGCCCGCGGCGGCGCCGTGA
- a CDS encoding CDP-glycerol glycerophosphotransferase family protein yields the protein MPKAVRRAGAGVVEWARAAMFVPMERLLPVDRSTWCFCTWGTYPHTLDNPRAVFERVKDDPSIRKVVLTRGGVAPVRPVEGANVHIVDAGSPRGMYWMARAAVVVIGYSLRNMCSYSRFLTAKHRIVQLSHGVALRRICRMAPGEDWWARETPRYAATLCSSERDREIMAQAYAPVPAERVWLTGLPRNDFIVEPEERLPADYRRMLEGLRREVAGRRLVLYAPTWRRAGRTHYAFTAGETAALEELLAAHGAVLGIRGHSNVREHAAYTREYGSGAFIQVNELPDVAMALRVADVLVTDYSSIYIDFLLLDRPVIHFVYDRAEYQGERGFLYDLDEAFGGPAPETFAELLVHLEQALARPALHAERRAHANALFHAHPDDSAQAVADRIRALAGAAPQPDAERVPATAPAATAA from the coding sequence ATGCCGAAGGCCGTGCGGCGCGCGGGCGCGGGCGTGGTGGAATGGGCGCGCGCCGCCATGTTCGTGCCGATGGAGCGGCTTCTCCCCGTCGACCGCTCCACCTGGTGCTTCTGCACCTGGGGAACCTATCCCCACACCCTCGACAACCCGCGCGCGGTGTTCGAGCGGGTGAAGGACGACCCGTCGATCCGCAAGGTGGTGCTCACCCGGGGCGGCGTCGCGCCGGTGCGGCCGGTCGAGGGCGCGAACGTGCACATCGTCGACGCCGGGTCGCCGCGGGGGATGTACTGGATGGCCCGCGCCGCGGTGGTGGTGATCGGCTACAGCCTGCGCAACATGTGCAGCTACAGCCGCTTCCTGACCGCCAAGCACCGCATCGTGCAGCTCTCGCACGGGGTGGCGCTGCGGCGGATCTGCCGCATGGCGCCGGGCGAGGACTGGTGGGCCCGCGAGACGCCGCGCTACGCCGCCACCCTCTGCTCGTCGGAGCGCGACCGCGAGATCATGGCGCAGGCCTACGCGCCCGTGCCGGCGGAGCGCGTGTGGCTGACCGGGCTCCCCCGCAACGACTTCATCGTGGAGCCCGAGGAGCGGCTCCCCGCCGACTACCGGCGGATGCTGGAGGGGCTGCGGCGCGAGGTGGCCGGGCGGCGGCTGGTGCTGTACGCGCCCACCTGGCGCAGGGCCGGGCGCACCCACTACGCCTTCACCGCCGGCGAGACGGCGGCGCTGGAGGAGCTGCTGGCGGCGCACGGCGCGGTGCTGGGGATCCGCGGGCACTCGAACGTGCGCGAGCACGCCGCCTACACCCGCGAGTACGGCTCGGGCGCGTTCATCCAGGTGAACGAGCTGCCCGACGTGGCCATGGCGCTGCGCGTGGCCGACGTGCTGGTGACCGACTACTCCAGCATCTACATCGACTTCCTCCTCCTCGACCGGCCGGTGATCCACTTCGTGTACGACCGGGCCGAGTACCAGGGCGAGCGCGGCTTCCTGTACGACCTGGACGAGGCGTTCGGCGGCCCGGCGCCCGAGACCTTCGCCGAGCTGCTGGTGCACCTGGAGCAGGCGCTCGCCCGCCCCGCGCTGCACGCGGAGCGGCGCGCGCACGCGAACGCGCTCTTCCACGCGCACCCGGACGATTCCGCGCAGGCGGTGGCCGACCGCATCCGCGCGCTGGCCGGGGCGGCGCCGCAGCCGGACGCCGAGCGCGTCCCCGCCACGGCGCCGGCGGCAACGGCCGCCTGA